A single genomic interval of Methylocystis sp. IM3 harbors:
- the nusG gene encoding transcription termination/antitermination protein NusG: MNYVQVGFTPAEQAARRKPTAKLLREGERWYAAQTLANRETGALLHLNAQGFRTFLPVSLRTVSHARKLKTVRRAVFPGYLFLILDLQRDRWRSVNGTSGVSRLVMGRDYPLAVPEGVVETLLDCVDEQGLCTLGRDLREGEKVRVISGPLAQAMGQLVNLDDKGRVRVLLEIMGGEVLTTMERCVLERA; encoded by the coding sequence GTGAATTACGTCCAAGTGGGATTTACCCCTGCGGAACAAGCGGCAAGACGTAAGCCGACTGCGAAGCTATTGAGAGAGGGTGAACGGTGGTACGCTGCGCAAACCCTGGCCAATCGCGAGACCGGCGCCCTGTTGCACCTGAATGCGCAAGGCTTCCGAACCTTCCTGCCTGTGTCTTTGCGAACAGTGAGCCATGCACGCAAATTGAAAACGGTGCGTCGCGCGGTTTTTCCGGGTTATCTCTTCCTCATCCTTGATCTGCAGCGGGATCGCTGGCGAAGCGTGAATGGCACAAGCGGCGTCTCGCGCCTGGTGATGGGGCGGGATTATCCCTTGGCGGTGCCTGAAGGCGTCGTGGAGACATTGCTGGACTGCGTCGATGAACAGGGTCTCTGCACGCTGGGTAGGGATCTGCGAGAAGGCGAGAAGGTAAGAGTAATCTCCGGGCCACTGGCGCAGGCCATGGGGCAACTGGTCAACCTCGATGACAAAGGCCGCGTGCGGGTGCTGCTTGAGATCATGGGCGGCGAGGTCCTCACGACCATGGAGCGGTGCGTCCTCGAGCGCGCCTGA
- the recF gene encoding DNA replication/repair protein RecF (All proteins in this family for which functions are known are DNA-binding proteins that assist the filamentation of RecA onto DNA for the initiation of recombination or recombinational repair.) — translation MTLPAPRLRRLSLFDFRSYAQARCEIDAQLVALIGENGSGKTNVLEALSLFSPGRGLRRAELGECARRGGAGGFAVSAEFETDGAPIQLGHGLTPDGERQFRIERAPVGSARAFAEHLRLLWITPAMDGLFNGPAGERRRFLDRLALGVDADHGARVNRLERALRNRNRLLEDGVPDRRWLDAAEQEIAALGVAVAAARRETVARLGALIVARESAFPWAEIAIDGEMENMLAEAPALAVEEHFREKLAATRRRDAAAGRTLTGPQTSDLAVRHGPKYEAARDCSTGEQKALLMGLTLAHARLVGEMTGKAPLLLLDEVAAHFDPKRREALFGELEALGGQVWMSGADPLLFASLNGRAELLQVTPGKLAAATF, via the coding sequence ATGACCCTGCCCGCGCCGCGCCTGCGGCGCCTTTCGCTTTTCGATTTTCGCTCCTACGCGCAGGCGCGGTGCGAGATCGACGCGCAGCTCGTGGCGCTGATCGGCGAGAACGGCTCGGGCAAGACCAATGTGCTGGAGGCGCTGTCGCTCTTTTCTCCCGGCCGGGGCCTGCGCCGCGCGGAACTCGGCGAATGCGCAAGACGCGGCGGCGCCGGCGGCTTCGCGGTGTCCGCGGAGTTCGAAACCGACGGCGCGCCGATCCAGCTTGGCCATGGGCTGACGCCTGACGGCGAACGCCAGTTTCGCATCGAACGCGCGCCGGTCGGTTCGGCCCGCGCCTTCGCGGAACATCTGCGCCTTCTTTGGATCACGCCCGCGATGGATGGCCTGTTCAACGGCCCCGCCGGCGAGCGACGGCGCTTTCTCGATCGCCTGGCGCTCGGCGTCGATGCGGACCATGGCGCGCGCGTCAACCGGCTGGAGCGCGCGCTTCGCAATCGCAACCGTCTGCTGGAGGACGGCGTCCCGGATCGCCGCTGGCTCGACGCCGCCGAACAGGAGATCGCGGCGCTCGGCGTGGCCGTCGCCGCCGCCCGGCGCGAGACTGTCGCCCGGCTGGGCGCCCTGATCGTCGCGCGAGAGAGCGCCTTCCCCTGGGCTGAAATCGCGATTGACGGCGAGATGGAGAACATGCTCGCCGAGGCGCCCGCGCTCGCCGTCGAAGAGCATTTCCGCGAGAAGCTTGCGGCGACGCGACGCCGCGACGCCGCCGCCGGCCGCACGCTCACAGGGCCGCAGACGAGCGACCTTGCCGTGCGCCACGGTCCGAAGTACGAGGCCGCGCGCGACTGCTCGACGGGCGAACAGAAAGCGCTGCTGATGGGCCTCACGCTGGCCCATGCGCGTCTTGTCGGCGAGATGACCGGCAAGGCTCCCTTGCTGCTTCTCGACGAGGTGGCGGCGCATTTCGATCCGAAAAGGCGCGAGGCCCTGTTCGGCGAGCTCGAGGCGCTCGGCGGACAGGTCTGGATGAGCGGCGCCGATCCGCTGCTGTTCGCCTCTTTGAACGGTCGCGCGGAACTGTTGCAGGTGACGCCGGGGAAGCTCGCCGCCGCGACGTTTTGA